A stretch of the Deltaproteobacteria bacterium genome encodes the following:
- a CDS encoding ABC transporter ATP-binding protein: MIQIRKLVKTYMANGNRVEVLRGIDLDIARGDSLAIVGASGVGKSTLLHILGTLDRPTAGQVLWEGEEIFNLDDQQLAEFRNRRVGFVFQFHHLLPEFNALENVMLPVLIARRPRSEAQDRAEAILVQVGLKERLHHRIGALSGGEQQRVAVARALVLEPEVLLADEPTGNLDPRIGEQVHELLLNLNREKGVTTVIVTHNLGLAKRLNRHITLIDGKAVFLRQPGSGGE; encoded by the coding sequence ATGATCCAGATACGTAAGTTGGTCAAGACCTATATGGCCAACGGCAATCGGGTGGAGGTGCTAAGAGGCATCGATCTGGACATCGCGCGGGGCGACAGCCTGGCCATTGTCGGGGCCTCCGGGGTAGGCAAATCAACCTTGCTCCATATTCTGGGGACCTTGGATCGTCCTACCGCCGGACAGGTGTTGTGGGAAGGGGAGGAAATTTTTAACCTGGACGACCAGCAACTTGCTGAGTTTCGCAATCGTAGAGTGGGGTTTGTGTTCCAGTTCCATCACCTGCTGCCTGAATTTAATGCCCTGGAAAATGTCATGTTGCCTGTGCTGATTGCCCGTCGGCCCCGTTCCGAGGCCCAGGACCGGGCAGAAGCCATACTGGTCCAGGTCGGGCTGAAAGAACGGCTGCATCACCGCATCGGTGCCCTGTCCGGGGGTGAACAACAACGGGTAGCAGTGGCCCGGGCCTTGGTCCTGGAACCTGAGGTGCTCCTGGCCGATGAACCCACCGGTAATCTTGATCCTCGTATCGGGGAGCAGGTCCATGAACTGCTGCTCAACTTGAACCGAGAAAAAGGGGTAACCACTGTCATCGTAACTCACAATCTGGGCCTGGCTAAGCGTTTGAACCGGCATATCACCCTGATTGATGGTAAAGCCGTGTTCCTGCGCCAGCCTGGGAGCGGAGGAGAATAA
- the bamA gene encoding outer membrane protein assembly factor BamA: protein MGNRLWSSILVLFGLVYLAGTSAAQELVFKKVAVFPFSVMSKEPLEHLGGKIQATIQDYLLKEGFNLVSSEDLNRELAQLREPLTNARAVELGRKLGADLVISGSMIKIGPTLALKAQLTDLTGKITPATLTAESVGLGTLDQLSTKLAQEASFKILGQERIFRIEVKGNRRVEKDAILAIIQSREGDLISPAKLRDDLKAVYKLGYFTDVKIDVSDSPEGQIVTFVVDEKPAIREIFIEGNRKIKDKKIMEALDIKLYSVASDAAILENIDKVKGIYREKGYYEAQVKYRLEPISKEEVNLVLEIEEGPKLYIDEISFEGNRAFKDKKLRKLMETKEKSLLTFITGAGILNRDTLERDAEKIAAFYYNHGYIKARVGEPRIDIQRNKINITIPIEEGAQYKVGQVDFQGDLLEPPEKLKELLSITKEDIYSREVIQTDLTNLGDFYADHGYANANIAPLLKENDLDLTVDVIFDIHKGEKIYFERIEISGNTRTRDKVIRRELRVYEQELFSATNIKRSIQNLRRLEFFEDVNFSTSPGSSADKMNLKIAIKERPTGTFGIGAGYSTQDRVVGMIEISQANLFGRGQKLKAQGLLGAISHRFRLSFEEPYLLDRPLSLGLDAYNWEREYDEYIRKSKGGNIQLSHPMRWEYTRLYGMYRYENVNLRDLDPYASQVLLEAATIHNTSAVSMTFRRDSRDALFNTTRGSDNSISIELAGLGGDVAYTRYVGESGWYFPLFWNTVGLIHGRIGYLQRNPWGKLPSYEKFYLGGIDTIRGFKYAEISPRDPITNERIGGEKFVQFNTEYRFPLYKKLGLIGLVFFDAGNVYANNVEYFSSMRTSVGTGIRWYSPMGPLRVEWGYNIRPKPWESHSNWEFSVGGVF from the coding sequence GTGGGGAACAGACTATGGTCATCGATCCTGGTGCTCTTCGGGCTGGTCTACCTGGCTGGGACCAGCGCCGCTCAGGAATTGGTCTTCAAAAAAGTAGCAGTTTTTCCCTTTAGCGTCATGAGCAAAGAACCGCTGGAACATCTGGGGGGAAAAATTCAGGCAACCATTCAGGATTATCTACTTAAAGAGGGTTTCAATCTGGTGTCCTCCGAGGATTTGAACCGAGAACTGGCACAGTTAAGGGAACCGCTGACCAATGCCCGAGCGGTGGAACTTGGCCGAAAATTAGGGGCCGATCTGGTTATCAGTGGGTCCATGATCAAAATCGGGCCGACTCTGGCCCTTAAAGCTCAGCTCACCGATCTTACCGGCAAAATCACCCCTGCTACCTTAACCGCCGAGAGTGTCGGTTTAGGCACGCTTGATCAGTTGAGTACTAAGCTGGCTCAGGAAGCCAGTTTTAAGATTCTCGGACAAGAGCGCATCTTTCGCATCGAAGTTAAGGGTAACCGTCGGGTAGAAAAAGACGCCATCCTGGCTATCATTCAATCCCGTGAGGGTGATCTGATTTCTCCGGCCAAACTTCGGGACGATCTAAAGGCAGTTTACAAGTTGGGTTACTTTACCGACGTCAAAATCGATGTTTCCGACAGCCCCGAGGGTCAGATAGTAACTTTTGTGGTAGATGAAAAGCCGGCTATTCGGGAGATTTTTATCGAAGGCAATCGTAAGATCAAAGATAAAAAGATTATGGAAGCCCTGGACATCAAGCTTTATTCCGTAGCGTCGGATGCCGCGATCCTGGAAAACATCGATAAAGTCAAAGGCATATATCGCGAAAAAGGCTATTACGAGGCTCAGGTCAAATACCGGCTGGAACCCATCAGCAAAGAAGAAGTCAATCTGGTCCTGGAGATTGAGGAGGGACCGAAATTATATATTGATGAGATCAGCTTTGAGGGCAATCGGGCCTTTAAAGACAAAAAGCTTAGAAAGTTGATGGAGACCAAAGAAAAGAGTCTGCTCACCTTTATTACCGGAGCCGGAATTTTAAATCGGGATACCCTGGAACGGGATGCGGAAAAAATTGCGGCTTTTTACTACAATCACGGCTATATTAAGGCCCGGGTAGGTGAACCAAGGATTGATATTCAACGGAACAAGATTAACATCACCATTCCCATTGAAGAAGGGGCGCAATATAAAGTAGGGCAGGTTGATTTTCAGGGTGATCTTTTGGAACCGCCGGAAAAATTAAAGGAATTACTTTCTATTACCAAAGAGGATATTTATAGCCGAGAAGTTATTCAAACAGATCTTACTAATCTAGGGGATTTTTATGCTGACCATGGCTATGCTAATGCTAATATTGCCCCCTTATTAAAAGAGAACGACCTTGACCTTACGGTAGACGTCATTTTTGATATCCATAAAGGAGAAAAGATTTATTTTGAGCGTATCGAGATCTCTGGTAATACCAGAACCCGGGATAAAGTCATCCGACGCGAATTACGGGTCTATGAGCAGGAACTTTTTTCTGCCACCAATATCAAGCGTAGCATCCAGAATCTGCGCCGCCTGGAATTTTTTGAGGATGTTAATTTCAGTACTAGCCCGGGTAGCAGTGCTGATAAAATGAACCTGAAGATCGCGATAAAGGAACGGCCTACTGGGACTTTTGGGATTGGCGCGGGCTATAGCACTCAGGACCGGGTAGTTGGTATGATTGAGATCTCTCAGGCCAATCTCTTTGGCCGGGGCCAAAAACTCAAAGCCCAGGGCTTATTGGGTGCTATTTCTCACCGTTTCCGACTGAGTTTTGAGGAACCTTATCTGCTGGACCGACCTTTAAGCTTGGGACTGGATGCCTATAACTGGGAACGGGAATACGATGAATATATCCGGAAAAGTAAGGGTGGTAATATTCAACTGAGTCACCCCATGCGCTGGGAGTACACCCGCCTCTATGGGATGTACCGGTATGAAAATGTCAATCTCCGAGATCTGGACCCTTATGCCTCCCAGGTACTCCTAGAAGCAGCCACGATCCATAATACCAGTGCGGTCAGCATGACTTTTCGGAGGGATTCCCGCGATGCCCTGTTCAATACCACGAGGGGATCGGATAACAGCATTTCAATTGAATTGGCCGGGCTCGGCGGTGATGTCGCGTATACCCGTTACGTAGGGGAATCAGGGTGGTATTTCCCGCTATTCTGGAATACGGTGGGATTAATCCATGGCCGCATAGGGTATTTGCAGAGAAACCCCTGGGGAAAATTGCCCAGTTACGAAAAGTTTTATCTGGGTGGCATTGACACCATCCGCGGCTTCAAATATGCTGAGATTAGCCCCCGGGATCCCATTACCAATGAGCGGATTGGCGGCGAAAAGTTCGTCCAATTCAACACGGAGTATCGCTTCCCGTTGTACAAGAAATTGGGTCTGATCGGCCTGGTATTTTTTGATGCCGGCAATGTTTATGCCAACAATGTCGAATACTTCAGCAGCATGCGGACCAGCGTCGGCACCGGCATCCGCTGGTATTCGCCCATGGGGCCACTGCGGGTGGAGTGGGGTTATAATATCCGTCCCAAACCGTGGGAAAGCCACAGCAACTGGGAATTCTCGGTGGGCGGAGTGTTTTGA
- a CDS encoding OmpH family outer membrane protein, translating to MFSKATRLVMALVAVLWLSSMTEAAPLKIGVVDSGDVVFNSAEGRRVQQILKRKNEELSRNLERRQGALRRMLEDYERQKAIMKDEARRRKEEELSRKGEEFRRQWGASEQEFAKVRDRELKPLFEKFERVINQVAREDGYSLIIDKRGGVLFCDTAIDITDKVRSAFGR from the coding sequence ATGTTTAGTAAAGCAACACGCCTAGTGATGGCTCTGGTGGCCGTGTTATGGCTGTCCTCTATGACCGAGGCAGCCCCATTGAAAATTGGGGTGGTTGACTCCGGAGACGTAGTATTTAACTCCGCGGAAGGCAGACGGGTTCAACAAATCCTGAAACGCAAGAACGAGGAGTTGAGTCGCAACCTGGAACGCCGCCAGGGCGCTCTCCGCCGGATGCTCGAAGACTATGAAAGACAGAAGGCGATCATGAAAGATGAAGCCCGTCGTCGCAAGGAAGAGGAATTATCCCGCAAGGGCGAGGAATTCCGACGGCAATGGGGGGCCTCAGAACAAGAGTTCGCCAAAGTCCGTGACCGGGAACTCAAACCGTTATTTGAAAAATTCGAGCGGGTGATCAACCAGGTGGCCCGGGAGGACGGCTATAGCTTGATTATTGACAAACGCGGGGGGGTGCTCTTCTGCGATACGGCGATAGATATCACCGATAAGGTGCGCAGCGCTTTTGGTCGCTAA
- the lpxD gene encoding UDP-3-O-(3-hydroxymyristoyl)glucosamine N-acyltransferase — MERTLGELAQLVGGECQGPPELRLRGIASLDRAGPDEITFITKDRYGRRADQSKAGAFVVSPQWGHLPRPLIITADPYLAYAKIAAIFAPPLRRWPGISNQAHLGQELILGQEVSIAPLVWVGNQVSLGNRVTLMPGAVVADRVNIGADTLIYPNVTILEGCSLGQRVIVHSGTVIGSDGFGFAPDGEALVKIPQLGTVIIEDDVEIGANCTIDRGALGETRICRGVKIDNLVQVAHNVVIGENTIVVAQVGISGSTRIGKNVQLAGQVGLVGHIEIGDRVRIGAQSGVTHSIPAGQTVTGSPARPHAEFLRIMGIMARLPQLHKTIKELEKKIEALENATPPESHS; from the coding sequence ATGGAAAGAACACTGGGGGAATTGGCCCAACTGGTGGGTGGTGAATGTCAGGGACCACCGGAGTTGCGGCTGCGCGGCATCGCCTCTTTAGACCGGGCCGGTCCAGATGAGATTACCTTCATAACTAAGGACCGCTACGGACGACGGGCAGACCAGAGTAAGGCAGGCGCCTTTGTGGTCTCTCCCCAATGGGGCCATCTGCCGCGCCCCTTAATTATCACAGCTGATCCATATCTGGCTTATGCCAAGATTGCGGCAATATTTGCGCCTCCGCTCCGGCGCTGGCCCGGCATTAGCAACCAGGCTCATTTAGGTCAAGAGCTAATTTTAGGTCAGGAGGTTTCCATTGCGCCGCTGGTTTGGGTGGGAAACCAGGTCTCCTTGGGGAATCGGGTCACCCTGATGCCCGGCGCCGTGGTGGCCGACCGGGTCAATATTGGAGCTGATACCTTGATCTACCCCAATGTCACCATTCTTGAAGGTTGTAGTTTGGGACAACGGGTCATCGTGCATAGTGGTACAGTAATCGGCTCCGATGGCTTCGGCTTTGCCCCGGACGGCGAAGCGTTGGTCAAAATTCCACAACTGGGCACGGTGATCATTGAAGACGATGTGGAGATCGGCGCCAACTGTACCATAGATCGCGGCGCCCTGGGAGAAACCCGCATCTGTCGGGGGGTGAAGATCGATAATCTGGTCCAGGTGGCCCATAATGTGGTGATCGGAGAAAATACCATCGTGGTGGCCCAGGTGGGGATTTCTGGTTCGACCCGCATCGGCAAAAACGTTCAGTTGGCGGGGCAGGTAGGCCTGGTGGGCCATATCGAGATCGGCGATCGGGTCCGGATCGGGGCCCAATCCGGGGTTACCCATTCCATCCCGGCGGGGCAGACAGTAACCGGCTCCCCGGCTCGCCCGCATGCCGAATTCCTTCGCATCATGGGGATTATGGCCCGTCTCCCCCAGCTCCACAAGACCATTAAAGAATTAGAGAAAAAAATTGAGGCCTTGGAAAACGCTACGCCCCCGGAGTCCCACTCATGA
- the fabZ gene encoding 3-hydroxyacyl-ACP dehydratase FabZ → MTVPDSIAIEEIMGYLPHRYPFLLVDRIVSIIPGKKIVGLKNVTLNEPFFQGHFPGRPVMPGVLIIEAMAQVGGVLAYMSTQAHRNNQLYYFMGMDKVRFRKPVVPGDQLIMELETLRGGKRIWKMQGKAFVNETLVAEGEFMAALGQSEGS, encoded by the coding sequence ATGACTGTGCCCGATTCGATAGCGATAGAAGAAATAATGGGCTACTTGCCTCATCGATATCCCTTTTTATTGGTGGATCGGATTGTTTCCATAATCCCTGGGAAAAAGATCGTCGGTCTGAAGAATGTCACTCTTAACGAGCCTTTTTTCCAGGGCCATTTCCCCGGGCGTCCAGTCATGCCGGGGGTGCTGATTATCGAAGCCATGGCCCAGGTGGGAGGAGTGCTGGCTTATATGTCCACTCAGGCTCATCGCAACAACCAGCTATATTATTTTATGGGCATGGACAAGGTCCGTTTTCGAAAACCGGTAGTTCCTGGCGATCAACTCATTATGGAGCTGGAGACACTGCGGGGGGGCAAAAGGATCTGGAAAATGCAGGGTAAGGCCTTTGTAAACGAGACTTTAGTGGCTGAAGGGGAGTTTATGGCCGCCCTGGGTCAATCTGAGGGTAGCTGA
- the lpxA gene encoding acyl-ACP--UDP-N-acetylglucosamine O-acyltransferase, producing MPHIHPTALVDSKAELADSVTVGPYSIIAGRVIIGADTQIGPHVVIKDFTTIGARVCIYQFASIGEIPQDLKFRGEESSLLIGDDNVIREFTTLHRGTANGGGVTRIGNGNLLMAYTHVAHDCQVGNGVIMSNAATLAGHITVEDHAILGGLSAVHQFCKIGAHAFIGGCSAVARDVPPYCMAVGNRAKLVGLNLVGLKRAGYDSAFLEVLKTAYNLLFLSELNMKEAMARVRQELPDLPEIQNLLCFIETSERGLAPVDVRENRSHRG from the coding sequence ATGCCGCATATTCATCCCACCGCCCTGGTCGATAGTAAAGCCGAACTGGCTGACAGCGTTACGGTAGGGCCCTATAGTATCATTGCTGGCCGGGTCATCATCGGAGCTGATACCCAGATCGGCCCTCATGTGGTAATCAAGGACTTCACCACCATTGGCGCTCGGGTGTGCATCTATCAGTTTGCCTCCATCGGTGAGATACCCCAGGATCTGAAGTTCCGAGGAGAGGAGTCCAGTCTGCTGATCGGCGATGATAACGTTATCCGGGAGTTTACCACCCTGCACCGCGGCACTGCTAATGGGGGTGGGGTAACCAGGATCGGCAACGGCAATCTTTTGATGGCCTATACTCATGTCGCCCATGATTGTCAGGTCGGCAATGGCGTCATCATGTCCAACGCCGCCACCCTGGCGGGTCATATTACGGTTGAGGATCATGCCATCCTGGGTGGTTTATCAGCTGTCCACCAGTTCTGCAAGATCGGCGCGCATGCCTTTATCGGTGGCTGTTCAGCGGTGGCCCGGGATGTCCCCCCTTATTGTATGGCGGTGGGCAACCGGGCGAAACTGGTCGGCCTGAATCTGGTCGGCCTGAAACGGGCTGGCTATGACAGCGCTTTCCTAGAGGTCCTGAAAACCGCTTATAACTTGTTGTTTCTCTCGGAACTGAATATGAAGGAGGCCATGGCCCGGGTGCGGCAAGAACTTCCTGACTTGCCTGAAATCCAAAATCTGCTCTGCTTTATTGAAACCTCGGAACGAGGTTTAGCCCCAGTAGATGTCCGAGAAAATCGGTCTCATCGCGGGTAG
- the lpxI gene encoding UDP-2,3-diacylglucosamine diphosphatase LpxI (LpxI, functionally equivalent to LpxH, replaces it in LPS biosynthesis in a minority of bacteria.), protein MSEKIGLIAGSSQFPLLFAQVAQQKGLEVIAVGHYGETDPALADLVSQLEWVYVGQLGRIIRCFQMAGVSQAVMAGGIRKGRLYTHLRPDWRAINLIRRVGRVRDDGILRAVAEELEGAGITIVPSTLFLDELLAPAGLLSRRKPTPEELQDVDYGFNIAKEIGRLDIGQCVVVRRQAVLALEAIEGTDETIRRGGRLAGEKAVVVKVSKPGQDLRFDVPAVGLETIKVMIEVKAAVLAVEAGKTLIFNREAMLNEANRARLAVLGVSEPTVL, encoded by the coding sequence ATGTCCGAGAAAATCGGTCTCATCGCGGGTAGCAGTCAATTTCCCCTCCTCTTCGCCCAGGTCGCCCAGCAAAAGGGGCTGGAGGTAATAGCGGTGGGCCATTACGGAGAGACCGACCCGGCCCTGGCAGACCTGGTCAGCCAGCTGGAGTGGGTTTACGTGGGTCAACTAGGGCGGATCATTCGCTGCTTCCAGATGGCTGGCGTCAGCCAAGCGGTAATGGCCGGCGGCATCAGAAAAGGCCGCCTGTATACTCATTTGCGACCTGACTGGCGGGCGATTAATCTAATCCGTCGGGTCGGACGAGTCCGGGATGACGGCATTCTCCGGGCCGTTGCCGAAGAACTGGAAGGCGCCGGGATTACCATCGTTCCTTCCACCCTGTTTTTGGATGAACTTCTGGCCCCGGCGGGGCTGCTCAGCCGCCGTAAACCCACTCCGGAAGAATTGCAGGATGTTGACTATGGCTTCAATATTGCCAAAGAAATCGGTAGGTTGGATATCGGCCAGTGTGTAGTCGTCCGCCGTCAGGCAGTTCTGGCCCTGGAAGCTATCGAAGGAACTGATGAAACCATCCGCCGCGGCGGCCGCCTGGCCGGAGAAAAGGCAGTGGTGGTCAAGGTGAGTAAACCAGGGCAGGATTTGCGTTTTGATGTGCCGGCAGTAGGCCTGGAGACCATCAAGGTGATGATTGAAGTCAAGGCCGCGGTGTTGGCGGTGGAGGCCGGCAAGACCTTGATCTTCAACCGGGAAGCCATGCTTAATGAGGCTAATCGGGCCCGCCTGGCAGTTTTGGGAGTGTCAGAGCCAACCGTCCTTTAA
- a CDS encoding D-alanyl-D-alanine carboxypeptidase, whose protein sequence is MPRWTIGVISLLAVIFTISGLWAQSGVPVSAKSFVIMDADTGRVLLSRNSDLLHPPASTLKVATALIALNTLDLNDSVRVSRYAASAPPSKVYLRAGKTYSVKDILYGVLLGSGNDAARAIAEKICGSESRFGKYMTKRVRIWGAYRSNFKNASGLPAADQYSTARDMALIMRRAMLNPTFAQILSTKSYKIEGGSKIYNHDRFLFTIPYAMGGKTGFTRASQHTYVGMFENRGRHIIISVMGSKTKQKWADRRVLIEKGFELCGTPIAQLAAVEEQLRHPRLGHAHKLPKSRSKKRYVSRKHRKKRAKRVACRHHRQGNSATKASMVYRKSEKKVRNRSSKSKHRSRLKKRKQRSPQDRKVKVQIRVAKER, encoded by the coding sequence ATGCCCCGCTGGACTATTGGTGTTATTTCCCTTCTGGCTGTTATATTCACCATCAGCGGGCTCTGGGCACAATCGGGCGTGCCGGTGTCCGCCAAGTCCTTTGTGATCATGGATGCTGATACCGGAAGAGTCTTGTTAAGCCGCAATTCTGACCTGTTACACCCGCCGGCCAGTACTCTTAAGGTGGCCACGGCCTTGATTGCACTCAATACTTTAGATTTAAATGACTCGGTAAGGGTGAGCCGCTATGCCGCCTCGGCACCTCCTTCCAAAGTTTATCTCCGGGCCGGAAAAACTTATTCCGTAAAGGATATCCTTTATGGCGTTTTACTTGGCTCCGGCAATGATGCGGCCCGGGCTATTGCCGAGAAAATCTGCGGTAGCGAAAGCCGGTTTGGCAAATATATGACCAAGCGGGTCCGGATATGGGGCGCTTACCGGAGCAATTTTAAAAATGCCTCCGGACTGCCGGCCGCTGACCAGTATTCAACGGCCCGGGACATGGCCTTGATTATGCGGCGGGCTATGCTCAATCCCACTTTTGCTCAGATCTTGAGCACTAAAAGTTATAAAATCGAAGGCGGATCGAAGATTTACAATCATGACCGCTTTCTCTTTACCATCCCCTATGCCATGGGTGGCAAGACCGGCTTTACCAGAGCCTCCCAACATACCTATGTCGGGATGTTCGAAAATCGGGGCCGGCATATCATTATCTCGGTCATGGGTAGTAAGACTAAACAAAAGTGGGCAGACCGCCGGGTGCTGATTGAAAAAGGTTTTGAACTCTGCGGCACCCCTATAGCCCAATTAGCCGCGGTAGAGGAGCAATTGCGCCATCCGCGGTTGGGTCATGCCCATAAATTGCCAAAATCTCGGTCAAAGAAAAGATATGTCAGCCGCAAGCACCGCAAAAAAAGGGCGAAAAGGGTGGCTTGCCGCCATCATCGCCAAGGGAATTCGGCGACAAAAGCTTCAATGGTGTATAGAAAGAGTGAAAAGAAAGTTAGGAACCGATCTTCTAAGTCTAAGCACCGATCCCGCCTCAAAAAACGAAAACAAAGGTCCCCCCAGGACCGTAAGGTTAAGGTGCAGATCAGGGTGGCAAAAGAACGTTAA
- a CDS encoding MFS transporter, translating into MPSAPTAPGTRFPERRRVLLAACVGAFMSTLDMSIVNIALPQIARDLPSSLAQVSWVVVAYLLTNASFLLTSGRLGDLLAPGRLYFLGLLVFTTASALCGISTGWLELVASRALQGLGTSLILALAPKLIALSYEEGERGLPLGLFSTAFASGISIGAPLGGLITSHWGWPYIFFINIPICALALMAGGRPLARLSAGATWNWRAVDLGGSLTLAGSLGLLLLALNRLQDLGWENGWTLIMLGLAGGLFGLLLFLERRQTFPLLHPELWQRRAFCLAAAGACLAPAAVLGIFFLLPFFFEQIYHYAPDQTGFLLAVMSVTSGSVAPLGGRLADRLGSLAVLRTSSALILTGLGSFLFTGPGSSAIGLAVRLALIGIGFGLFHAPNLNEVLRGVPPALVGLAASTITVLKNIGTLFGITLTVTVFAWGHQHQTCLTPGVCLELSYFHLAFAVMALLGVINLVSNLITWKT; encoded by the coding sequence ATGCCTTCCGCTCCCACTGCGCCGGGCACCAGATTTCCGGAACGCCGCCGGGTGTTGTTGGCCGCCTGTGTGGGGGCTTTTATGTCCACCCTGGACATGAGTATAGTCAACATCGCTTTGCCTCAGATCGCCAGGGATTTGCCTAGTTCCCTGGCGCAAGTTTCCTGGGTGGTGGTGGCCTACCTCCTGACCAATGCCTCTTTCTTGTTGACCAGTGGCCGGTTAGGAGATCTCCTGGCTCCCGGACGGCTCTATTTTCTGGGTCTGTTGGTGTTCACTACCGCTTCGGCCCTGTGTGGGATAAGCACCGGGTGGTTGGAGCTGGTGGCCAGTAGGGCCCTTCAGGGCTTGGGGACTTCATTGATCCTGGCTCTGGCCCCTAAACTCATTGCTCTCTCCTATGAGGAAGGGGAACGGGGGCTGCCTTTAGGGTTATTTTCCACCGCCTTTGCCAGCGGCATCAGCATCGGTGCACCATTGGGCGGGTTGATTACCTCTCACTGGGGATGGCCCTATATTTTTTTTATAAATATCCCCATCTGTGCCCTAGCCTTAATGGCAGGCGGCCGTCCGCTGGCCCGGCTATCGGCCGGAGCCACCTGGAATTGGCGGGCAGTTGATCTGGGGGGCAGCCTTACCCTGGCCGGGAGTCTAGGACTGCTATTGTTGGCCCTGAATCGACTGCAAGATCTGGGCTGGGAGAATGGCTGGACCCTGATCATGTTGGGCCTGGCGGGTGGACTTTTCGGGCTATTGTTGTTCTTGGAACGCCGCCAGACATTCCCTCTACTCCACCCGGAACTCTGGCAACGTCGAGCTTTTTGCCTGGCCGCGGCCGGGGCCTGCTTAGCACCTGCCGCAGTGCTGGGGATTTTTTTTCTCCTCCCGTTTTTCTTCGAACAGATTTACCATTATGCACCCGATCAGACCGGATTCCTGTTGGCGGTCATGAGTGTGACCAGTGGGAGCGTGGCCCCTCTGGGCGGCCGCCTAGCCGACCGCCTAGGCAGCTTGGCCGTCCTGCGAACCTCATCAGCGCTGATTCTAACCGGCTTAGGTTCATTTCTTTTCACCGGTCCGGGCAGTTCCGCTATCGGCTTGGCGGTCCGTCTGGCTCTTATCGGAATAGGATTCGGGCTCTTCCATGCTCCCAACCTGAATGAGGTTTTGCGGGGAGTCCCACCGGCTCTGGTCGGCCTGGCGGCCAGCACCATCACGGTTCTAAAGAATATCGGCACCCTCTTTGGGATCACCCTAACCGTAACCGTCTTTGCCTGGGGTCATCAACATCAGACTTGCCTGACCCCCGGGGTCTGCCTGGAATTAAGCTATTTTCACCTGGCCTTTGCGGTCATGGCCCTACTGGGAGTCATAAATCTAGTCAGCAACTTGATTACCTGGAAGACCTGA
- a CDS encoding thioredoxin family protein: MSDQINWLGDYQAGLEQAQADNKLLLLELYMDGCPHCARLHKETHGDPQVIQEINKRFIPVRLEGRSYMDVVNQFEVKGAPTTLILSSQGQEQRRIVGFHTPSDYLKELAAVA; encoded by the coding sequence ATGAGCGATCAGATTAATTGGCTAGGGGATTACCAAGCAGGCCTGGAGCAGGCCCAGGCGGATAATAAACTGTTGCTGTTAGAACTGTATATGGACGGTTGTCCGCATTGTGCCCGCCTCCATAAGGAAACCCACGGCGATCCGCAGGTAATCCAAGAGATTAATAAACGGTTCATTCCGGTTCGGCTGGAGGGCCGCAGCTATATGGATGTGGTCAACCAATTCGAGGTCAAAGGCGCTCCCACCACCTTGATTTTATCTTCCCAGGGCCAGGAGCAGCGCCGCATCGTCGGCTTCCATACACCCTCTGATTACTTAAAGGAATTAGCAGCCGTGGCTTAA